The nucleotide window CGTTGCAGCGCTGGAGGCGCAAACGCTGGCGCAGATCCGCAGCTTGCTTGAGGGTGCCGAGAGACCGCTGATCCTCGCCGGCCATGGTGTTCGCTTGAGCGGCGCGGCCGCAGCCTTTCGTGATCTGATCGAGTCCATGGGCGTGCCGCTGGTGACGACCTGGAATGCAATGGACCTGCTGCCGCATGAGCACCCATTGTATGTGGGGCGGCCAGGTGTGGTAGCGCTGCGTGCACCGAACTTCGCGGTACAGAATGCCGACCTGCTGATCACCCTCGGCTGTCGTCTGGACAACATCATCACCGCCTATGCACCACGAGACTTTGCGCGCAATGCACGCAAGATCGTCGTTGATGTGGATGCCAACGAGATCGCCAAGCTCGACATGGATATCGATGTCGCCGTTACCTGCGACGCCGCCAGCTTCGTCGACACACTGGCTGCTTCTCTGAAAGGTGTTTCGTTCAGCCGGCCACAATGGTTGGAACGTTGCCGCGACTGGAAGTCACGCTATGGCGTCAACGACGGCAAGCCCTTCGCCGCCAGCGGGCCGATCAGCCACTTCCAGTTTGCTGACTCGCTTTCCAATGCAGTGCCGGAAAATACCCTGGTCAGCACCGGCAGCTCCGGGCTGGCGGTCGAAGTGTTCTACACCGTATTCCGCAATCGTCCAGGCCAGCGTGTATTCCTGACCTCGGGTCTGGGTGCGATGGGTTACGGCCTGCCAGCTGCGATTGGCGCTTGCTTCGCCAACGGCTGCAAGCCGATGGTGGCGGTGGAGAGTGATGGCAGCCTGCAACTTAATATTCAGGAGCTGGCCACGCTACGCGGTTTCAACCTGCCGATCTGCCTGGTGGTGATGAACAACGGCGGTTATGCCTCGATCCGCAACACCCAGCGCAACTACTTCGAAAGCCGCTATGTCGGCACAGGCCCTGAAGCAGGCTTGTGGATGCCGGACCTTGAAGAACTGGCGCGTGCCTACCATTTGCCGTTCAAGCGTATCAGCGATGCCGCCGAATTGGATCAGGGCCTGGCCGAGGCGATGCAAATGCCGCGGCCGATGATTCTGGAAGTCCTGTTGATGAAGGATGAGGCATTGAGCCCGAAAGTCGCCGCGATTCCGCAGGCCGATGGTTCGATGACCTCCATGCCGCTGGAGGATATGTCGCCCTTGCTGCCGCTGGCGGTACTGGAGGAAGAAATGGCTGGCAACATCGCCCCGGTATCGCGCCAGGTTCGGCAGCAGGTCAAGTGATGAAGCGCCACGTCCTGTTCGACTTCGACGGCACCTTGGTTGACTCCGCGCCGGCCATTCTGGCCTGCTTTGCCCGTGTGCTGAAAGCACACGGCCTGCAGGCCATGTGCCCCATAGACGCCAGCCTGATCGGGCCACCCTTGCGCCAGACGCTGGCGACACTCAGCGGTAGTAGCGACGCAGCATTGCTGGATGCCCTGAGCGCTTCGTTCAAGGACATCTACGACGCCGAAGCCTGCCTGGAAACGGCCGCCTATGCCGGGTGCCAGGTGGCCTTGGAACAGCTGCACCAGCAGGGCTTCAATCTGTCCATCGCGACCAATAAGCGGTTGCTGCCAACCCAGCGCATCATTGCGGCATTAGGTTGGCAAGGGCTGTTCAGCGAAGTGTATGCCAGTGACTCCTACCCTGATCGCTATTCGGACAAGGCCGGCATGATCGCTGCCTTGCTGGAGGATGGCGGCATTGCAGCGCAATCGGCTCTCTACATTGGCGATACCGTCGCAGACGGTCGTGCAGCGGCTGCCAATGGTGTCGAGTTCTGGCCCGTCGCTTGGGGTTATGGTCAATTTGCCAGTCATGAGCAGCCATTGCCTTCGCCGCAACAATTGCTGGAACGCCTGGTGCGCGCATGATGACAACCACGACAGCCAGTGCATGCCCCTGCTGCGGATCCATGGAGATGCTGTTGCCCAGCCCGGAGTACACACCCTGCCAGCTGTGTGGGCATCGTTGGCGGCTGCCGATGGACCAGGCGGGCTACTATGAGACGCTGGTTGCACGTAACGATCTGAACACACCTTGGTTCAAGCGCAAGATGCGTGAGCGCGTCGCTGCGGTTACTGACATGCTGCAGACGGGCAGGGAGCGTGTGCTCGAAGTCGGCTGTGCGGAAGGTGAACTCGGGCGTGAGATCAAGGCGCGCTTTGCCGTCACCTATGAGGGTGTGGAGTTGTCGCGAGACGGAGTGCTGGCCCAGCAGAAGCTTGACCGCGTATTCCAGACGCCGACCAGCCAGATCGAGGCAACGCCGTACCAGTTGATCGTGTCCTTTCATGTGCTGGAGCACATCGCCCGACCCGAGCAGGAGCTTGCGGCCTGGTCGAGTCTTCTTGGTGCAGACGGGCGTGTGCTGATCGAGGTGCCGAACCAGGCGGGGCATCCGCTGCTGGCCAGTGATCGCAATCTCGAGCACCTGCACCAGTTCACCCCGGCGTCGCTGACCCTGCTGCTTGCACGTTGCGGCTTTAGTTGTGATGGGGTGTCCGTGGGGCATTACGAATCACCGGTCTACCCGGACTCGATCCGCATCGTCGCCCGCCTGCAACTTGGGGCAGAGCGCCGCGAGCAGCTTCTGCTGCAGCGTTTTCGTGAAAGAACCGGCGGCCCGTTCCTGGTGTACGGAATTGGCGGCGACTACCTCAATTACCTGGCACCGTTAGCCGAGTCGCTGGATATCCACGCCTTGCTGGACTCATCCGAAGCAAAATGGGGGCAACGCCTGGGTAAACACGTGGTGTGTGCCTACGACCCGCAAGTGCATGCGGAATTACCCATCGTCATCTGCTCCATCCGCTTCGCCGCAGAAATCCGTCAGCACCTGCTCAACCTCGGGATTGCAGCGCAGCGTATCATCGGTCTGGATAGCATCTATGAAGACGCCTGATTCCATTCTCGCCGGGGATTTGAGCGGTATTCTCGCCGCCTCGTTGCCTTGGGAGGCCCTGTACGGTCGCCACATCCTGGTCACTGGGGCCTCGGGTTTTATCGGTGGGCACGTAGTCGAGGCCCTGGCCTGGCTCAATCGCCTTCAGCCCCAGGCGAACCTGCATGTGTATGCCCTGGCTCGTGACCTGGAAAAACTGCGTCAACGCATGCCTTGGCTGGATATGCCTGGTGAAGTGACGCCCCTGATCCAGGATGTCACCCAGCCCTGCGGCCTTGCTGCGCGGCTGGACTTCATCATCCATGCCGCCAGCCCTGCCAGCCCCAAGGACTATCTGCAGCGGCCGGTCGATACGATTCGCGCCAATACCGATGGCACCGGGGCACTGCTTGAGCTGGCCCTGGAAAAGCAGGCACGTTTCCTGTTCCTCAGCAGCGGTGCGGTGTACGGCGACAATCCCTGGCAAACCGATGCGATCGCGGAAGGTGATTTTGGCCGTGAAGACCCGTTGGCTCCACGGGCCTGCTATGGCGAGAGCAAGCGCCTGGCCGAAACCCTGTGCCGGGCCTACCA belongs to Pseudomonas putida NBRC 14164 and includes:
- a CDS encoding class I SAM-dependent methyltransferase, producing MLLPSPEYTPCQLCGHRWRLPMDQAGYYETLVARNDLNTPWFKRKMRERVAAVTDMLQTGRERVLEVGCAEGELGREIKARFAVTYEGVELSRDGVLAQQKLDRVFQTPTSQIEATPYQLIVSFHVLEHIARPEQELAAWSSLLGADGRVLIEVPNQAGHPLLASDRNLEHLHQFTPASLTLLLARCGFSCDGVSVGHYESPVYPDSIRIVARLQLGAERREQLLLQRFRERTGGPFLVYGIGGDYLNYLAPLAESLDIHALLDSSEAKWGQRLGKHVVCAYDPQVHAELPIVICSIRFAAEIRQHLLNLGIAAQRIIGLDSIYEDA
- a CDS encoding NAD-dependent epimerase/dehydratase family protein, translated to MQRSVSSVWIASMKTPDSILAGDLSGILAASLPWEALYGRHILVTGASGFIGGHVVEALAWLNRLQPQANLHVYALARDLEKLRQRMPWLDMPGEVTPLIQDVTQPCGLAARLDFIIHAASPASPKDYLQRPVDTIRANTDGTGALLELALEKQARFLFLSSGAVYGDNPWQTDAIAEGDFGREDPLAPRACYGESKRLAETLCRAYQTQYGVDARIARISHCYGPGMRLDDGRAISDLLADVLHNRDIQLDSDGSASRPFCYVSDTVLGLFHILFRGEAGHAYNVGETQETSILELAEKMIASAGKAGQLMVRPKARSGPAPAVRSAGHFNIDKIRALGWAPLTSLDVGLSRLLQANT
- a CDS encoding HAD family hydrolase, whose protein sequence is MKRHVLFDFDGTLVDSAPAILACFARVLKAHGLQAMCPIDASLIGPPLRQTLATLSGSSDAALLDALSASFKDIYDAEACLETAAYAGCQVALEQLHQQGFNLSIATNKRLLPTQRIIAALGWQGLFSEVYASDSYPDRYSDKAGMIAALLEDGGIAAQSALYIGDTVADGRAAAANGVEFWPVAWGYGQFASHEQPLPSPQQLLERLVRA
- a CDS encoding thiamine pyrophosphate-binding protein; this encodes MPTPYRVADYIADFIADLGVEHVFLLPGGGAMHLNDAVGKHPNLDVVACHHEQAAAIAAEAYCRINENIGVAMVTTGPGATNAVTAVAGAWIESVPLLVISGQVKRADLLRGAPLRQKGVQEVDIVSVVEPITKYAVTIQQPEDIRRELERAVFVARDGRAGPVWIDVPLDVQGAPIDPDNLVGWDEAAAPVAALEAQTLAQIRSLLEGAERPLILAGHGVRLSGAAAAFRDLIESMGVPLVTTWNAMDLLPHEHPLYVGRPGVVALRAPNFAVQNADLLITLGCRLDNIITAYAPRDFARNARKIVVDVDANEIAKLDMDIDVAVTCDAASFVDTLAASLKGVSFSRPQWLERCRDWKSRYGVNDGKPFAASGPISHFQFADSLSNAVPENTLVSTGSSGLAVEVFYTVFRNRPGQRVFLTSGLGAMGYGLPAAIGACFANGCKPMVAVESDGSLQLNIQELATLRGFNLPICLVVMNNGGYASIRNTQRNYFESRYVGTGPEAGLWMPDLEELARAYHLPFKRISDAAELDQGLAEAMQMPRPMILEVLLMKDEALSPKVAAIPQADGSMTSMPLEDMSPLLPLAVLEEEMAGNIAPVSRQVRQQVK